The following proteins are co-located in the Mycolicibacterium goodii genome:
- a CDS encoding amino acid permease, whose amino-acid sequence MGAAPTLKRALSQRQLRMIAIGGVIGAGLFVGSGVVIGDTGPGTFITYALAGVLIIMVMRMLAEMAVANPSTGSFADYARNALGNWAGFSVGWLYWYFWVIVVGFEAIAGAKIIQFWVDLPLWLTALVLLIAMTGTNLFSVSSFGEFEYWFAGVKVAAIMAFIGLGTFYVLGVWPQKDLDFSNLTAHGGFFPLGPMAITVGVVTVIFSMVGAEIATIAAAESSDPERAVAKAANSVILRIALFFVGSAFLLVTILPWNSEQTAASPFVAAFTEMGIPYADHIMNAVVLTAVLSCLNSGMYTASRMLFVLAARREAPPQLVSVTRRGVPAAAILTSSVIGFLCVIAAAFSPDTIFQFLLNSSGAIILFVYLLIAISQIVLRRRTADEDLKVKMWLFPVLSVLTAAAIVAILVQMYLQEDVRSQLILSIASWAVVILLFLANRMFLRRRPETPDVAPTTTHPHRVLVLANQTVESAELLDELRRIGADRDTTFYVVVPASPIDTGVATTHGPLDISEATQRAAQERLDSTLDTLRSEDFEATGTLGEYRPLRALAKAVETFRPDQIVISTLPPEESVWQRFDVVDRARAEHHLPVTHVVSRVRAPEPAP is encoded by the coding sequence ATGGGTGCAGCACCGACTTTGAAACGGGCGCTGAGCCAGCGCCAACTGCGGATGATCGCGATCGGCGGCGTCATCGGAGCCGGGCTGTTCGTCGGCTCCGGCGTGGTGATCGGCGACACCGGACCGGGCACGTTCATCACCTACGCGCTTGCCGGTGTGCTGATCATCATGGTGATGCGGATGCTGGCCGAGATGGCGGTGGCCAATCCGTCCACCGGATCGTTCGCCGACTACGCCCGCAATGCGCTGGGCAACTGGGCGGGCTTCTCGGTCGGCTGGCTGTACTGGTACTTCTGGGTGATCGTGGTCGGGTTCGAGGCGATCGCGGGCGCCAAGATCATCCAGTTCTGGGTCGACCTGCCGCTGTGGTTGACCGCGCTGGTGCTGTTGATCGCGATGACGGGCACCAACCTGTTCTCGGTGTCGTCGTTCGGAGAGTTCGAGTACTGGTTCGCCGGTGTGAAGGTCGCCGCGATCATGGCGTTCATCGGGCTCGGCACGTTCTACGTCCTGGGCGTGTGGCCGCAGAAGGATCTGGATTTCTCGAATCTCACCGCGCACGGCGGGTTCTTCCCATTGGGCCCGATGGCGATCACGGTCGGTGTGGTCACGGTGATCTTCTCGATGGTGGGCGCGGAGATCGCGACCATCGCGGCCGCGGAGTCGTCGGATCCCGAACGGGCCGTGGCCAAGGCCGCGAACTCGGTGATCCTGCGCATCGCGCTGTTCTTCGTCGGCTCGGCGTTCCTGCTCGTGACGATCCTGCCGTGGAACAGCGAGCAGACCGCGGCGTCGCCGTTCGTCGCGGCGTTCACCGAGATGGGGATCCCCTACGCCGATCACATCATGAATGCCGTTGTGCTGACCGCGGTGCTGAGCTGTCTGAACTCGGGCATGTACACCGCCTCGCGCATGCTGTTCGTGCTCGCCGCGCGCCGTGAGGCGCCGCCGCAGTTGGTGTCGGTCACCCGCCGCGGCGTGCCCGCGGCGGCGATCCTGACGTCGTCGGTGATCGGCTTCCTGTGTGTGATCGCCGCGGCGTTCTCCCCCGACACCATCTTCCAGTTCCTGCTGAACTCCAGCGGCGCGATCATCCTGTTCGTCTACCTGCTGATCGCGATCTCCCAGATCGTGCTGCGCCGCCGCACCGCCGACGAGGACCTCAAGGTCAAGATGTGGCTGTTCCCGGTGCTTTCGGTGCTCACCGCGGCGGCCATCGTCGCGATCCTGGTGCAGATGTACCTGCAGGAGGATGTGCGGTCGCAGCTGATCCTGAGCATCGCGTCGTGGGCCGTGGTGATCCTGCTGTTCCTGGCCAACCGGATGTTCCTGCGCCGCAGGCCCGAAACGCCCGACGTCGCGCCGACGACGACGCATCCGCACCGCGTGCTGGTGCTGGCCAACCAGACCGTGGAATCGGCCGAACTGCTCGACGAACTCCGCCGGATCGGCGCCGACCGCGACACCACCTTCTACGTCGTCGTACCGGCCAGCCCGATCGACACCGGTGTCGCCACCACACACGGCCCGCTGGACATCTCGGAGGCCACCCAGCGGGCCGCGCAGGAACGCCTCGACAGCACCCTGGACACGTTGCGTTCGGAGGACTTCGAGGCCACCGGCACGCTGGGTGAGTACCGGCCGCTGCGCGCGCTGGCCAAGGCCGTCGAGACATTCCGCCCGGACCAGATCGTGATCTCGACGCTGCCGCCGGAAGAGTCGGTGTGGCAACGGTTCGACGTCGTCGACCGGGCCAGGGCCGAGCATCATCTGCCGGTGACCCACGTGGTATCCCGGGTCCGCGCACCGGAACCCGCGCCGTGA
- the gcl gene encoding glyoxylate carboligase, with the protein MTRMRAVDAAVKILELEGATQAFGLPGAAINPFYSAMRAHGGIRHVLARHVEGASHMAEGYTRAKAGNIGVCIGTSGPAGTDMITGLYSAMADSIPILAITGQAPTARLHKEDFQAVDIAAIAKPVTKMAMTVLEPAQVPGAFSQAFHLMRSGRPGPVLIDLPLDVQLAEIDFDPDTYAPLPVYKPRATRAQAVKVLDMLEQAERPVIVAGGGIVNAGAEDALVELAELLDVPVIPTLMGWGTIPDDHRLAAGMAGLQTAHRYGNATMLASDFVLGIGNRWANRHTGGLETYRRGRKFVHIDIEPTQIGRVFAPDYSVVSDALAALEQLLDVARERHASGSLPDRGAWVEECLYRKRTMHRKTHFDDIPIKPQRVYQEMNSAFDRDVRYVSTIGLSQIAGGQFLQVFRRRGWINCGQAGPLGWTLPAALGVVAADPSATVVGLSGDYDFQFLIEELAVGAQFNLPYIHVVVNNSYLGLIRQAQRQFDMDYHVSLAFDNINAQEHDGSDSMPKGYGVDHVRVAEGLGCKAIRVTEPDQIGPGLRRAQELMREHKVPVVVEIILERVTNIAMGTELDKVTEFEPLAVDLDDAPAALALFD; encoded by the coding sequence ATGACCCGCATGCGGGCCGTCGACGCGGCGGTCAAGATCCTCGAACTCGAAGGCGCCACACAGGCATTCGGGCTCCCCGGCGCGGCCATCAACCCGTTCTACTCGGCAATGCGCGCCCACGGCGGGATCCGGCACGTGCTGGCCCGCCACGTCGAGGGCGCAAGCCACATGGCCGAGGGATACACCAGGGCCAAGGCAGGCAACATCGGCGTCTGCATCGGGACGTCCGGCCCGGCAGGCACCGACATGATCACCGGCCTGTACTCGGCCATGGCGGATTCGATCCCGATCCTGGCCATCACCGGGCAGGCGCCGACCGCACGCCTGCACAAGGAGGACTTCCAGGCCGTCGACATCGCCGCGATCGCCAAGCCGGTGACCAAGATGGCGATGACCGTGCTCGAACCCGCCCAGGTGCCCGGTGCGTTCTCGCAGGCCTTCCACCTCATGCGCTCGGGCCGACCCGGCCCGGTGCTGATCGACCTGCCGCTGGACGTGCAACTGGCCGAGATCGACTTCGACCCCGACACCTATGCGCCACTGCCGGTGTACAAGCCGCGCGCGACACGGGCGCAGGCGGTCAAGGTGCTCGACATGCTGGAGCAGGCCGAGCGCCCGGTGATCGTCGCGGGCGGCGGCATCGTCAACGCCGGCGCCGAGGACGCGCTCGTCGAACTCGCCGAGCTGCTCGACGTGCCGGTGATCCCCACGCTCATGGGCTGGGGGACCATCCCCGACGACCATCGTCTGGCTGCCGGGATGGCCGGGTTGCAGACCGCGCACCGCTACGGCAACGCGACCATGCTGGCCTCGGACTTCGTGCTCGGCATCGGCAACCGGTGGGCCAACCGGCACACCGGAGGGCTCGAAACCTACCGGCGCGGACGCAAATTCGTCCATATCGACATCGAACCCACGCAGATCGGCCGGGTGTTCGCCCCCGACTACTCGGTGGTGTCCGACGCGCTCGCGGCCCTCGAGCAGCTGCTCGACGTGGCCAGGGAGCGGCACGCGAGCGGGTCGCTGCCCGACCGCGGCGCGTGGGTCGAGGAGTGCCTGTACCGCAAGCGCACCATGCACCGCAAGACGCACTTCGACGACATCCCGATCAAGCCGCAGCGCGTCTACCAGGAGATGAACTCGGCGTTCGACCGCGATGTCCGCTACGTCAGCACGATCGGTCTGTCGCAGATCGCAGGCGGTCAGTTCCTGCAGGTGTTCCGCCGCCGCGGCTGGATCAACTGCGGGCAGGCCGGTCCGCTGGGCTGGACACTGCCCGCCGCCCTCGGTGTCGTCGCGGCCGATCCGTCGGCGACGGTGGTGGGGCTCTCCGGCGACTACGACTTCCAGTTCCTCATCGAGGAGCTCGCGGTCGGCGCGCAGTTCAACCTGCCGTACATCCATGTGGTGGTGAACAACTCCTACCTCGGCCTGATCCGCCAGGCCCAGCGGCAGTTCGACATGGACTACCACGTGTCGCTGGCCTTCGACAACATCAACGCCCAGGAGCACGACGGATCCGATTCCATGCCCAAGGGTTACGGCGTCGACCACGTCCGGGTCGCGGAAGGACTGGGCTGCAAGGCGATCCGGGTCACCGAACCCGACCAGATCGGTCCGGGGCTGCGCCGGGCGCAGGAGCTCATGCGCGAACACAAGGTGCCCGTCGTCGTCGAGATCATCCTCGAGCGCGTCACCAACATCGCCATGGGAACCGAGCTCGACAAAGTCACCGAGTTCGAACCGCTCGCCGTGGACCTCGACGACGCCCCGGCAGCGCTCGCGCTGTTCGACTAG
- a CDS encoding IclR family transcriptional regulator: protein MEKLPNTGGVQSIERGFELLEIMASVSSAIGVSELAERSGLPVPTIHRLIRTLLNNGYVRQLPSRRYALGPRLIRLGESATQQFGRSSRTHLAELVETIGETANMAVLDVNMAVYVAQVPSAHTMRMFTEVGRRVHLHCTGVGKALLMQMTDGDVRALLTRSGMPAYTDTTITDVDAMIAEMERSRERGYAIDEAEQEVGVRCFSVPVPNAPTLTAISISGPGGRVTLEAATQVVPILQRVAKDLSADFQRDPQ, encoded by the coding sequence ATGGAGAAGCTGCCGAATACCGGCGGAGTGCAGTCGATCGAACGGGGTTTCGAACTTCTGGAGATCATGGCCTCGGTCAGCAGCGCGATCGGGGTCAGCGAACTCGCCGAGCGTTCCGGTCTGCCGGTCCCGACCATCCACCGGCTCATCCGGACGCTGCTGAACAACGGATACGTCAGGCAGCTGCCCAGCCGGCGGTATGCCTTGGGGCCGCGCCTGATCCGGCTCGGCGAGAGCGCGACGCAGCAGTTCGGTCGCTCGTCGCGGACCCACCTCGCCGAGCTGGTCGAGACGATCGGCGAGACCGCCAACATGGCGGTGCTCGACGTCAACATGGCGGTCTACGTCGCCCAGGTGCCATCCGCGCACACCATGCGGATGTTCACCGAAGTGGGGCGGCGGGTGCACCTGCACTGCACCGGCGTGGGTAAGGCCCTGCTGATGCAGATGACCGATGGCGACGTGCGTGCCCTGTTGACGCGGTCAGGGATGCCGGCCTACACCGACACCACCATCACCGATGTCGACGCCATGATCGCCGAGATGGAGCGCAGCCGCGAACGCGGCTACGCCATCGACGAGGCCGAGCAGGAGGTCGGTGTGCGTTGCTTCTCGGTTCCGGTGCCCAATGCGCCCACCCTGACCGCGATTTCGATATCCGGCCCCGGCGGCCGGGTCACCCTCGAAGCCGCCACGCAGGTGGTCCCGATCCTGCAGCGCGTCGCCAAGGATCTGAGTGCGGACTTCCAGCGCGACCCCCAGTAG
- a CDS encoding MFS transporter, whose product MAQPSHRTQTYWERQGIVPHLRWGFVAVTLFMIGDGIEAGFLSPYLDQQGLGSAQVSALWSVYGFVVAVAAWLSGTLSEVFGPRRVMLTGFAIWVVFEFAFLYALMQQNYVMMLVSFGVRGLGYPLFAYGFLVWIAMDTPEHAMGKAVGWYWFFSILGLGVVSSYYAGAVIPVIGELATLASSLVFVGAGGLILLSMVKARKHSAPDLRTSLRSMLGAFTVVVERPKVGIGGVVRVINTLGYYAFVVFLTTYMVREVGLSTSQWQTVWGTMLLTNILGNVLFGYLGDAIGRLRTVAWFGGLGCAISVLGLFYIPDRLGPNFWAILVVAAIYGLCLAGYVPLSAVMPALAPHRVGSAIAILNLAAGLSQFLGPLVAGFVSTIGVAGTIWMICAIHLVGIALTYCLRDSAANGADRSSAETASPAVAATDLA is encoded by the coding sequence ATGGCGCAACCGTCGCACCGGACCCAGACGTACTGGGAGCGCCAGGGCATCGTCCCGCATCTGCGCTGGGGTTTCGTCGCGGTGACCCTGTTCATGATCGGCGACGGCATCGAAGCCGGCTTCCTGTCGCCCTACCTGGACCAGCAGGGCCTGGGCAGCGCGCAGGTGTCGGCACTGTGGAGCGTGTACGGCTTCGTCGTCGCAGTGGCCGCGTGGCTGTCCGGCACGTTGAGCGAGGTCTTCGGTCCGCGACGGGTGATGCTGACCGGATTCGCGATCTGGGTGGTGTTCGAATTCGCGTTCCTCTACGCGCTGATGCAACAGAACTACGTGATGATGCTCGTCAGCTTCGGTGTCCGCGGGCTCGGATATCCGTTGTTCGCCTACGGGTTCCTGGTCTGGATCGCGATGGACACCCCCGAGCACGCCATGGGCAAGGCCGTCGGCTGGTACTGGTTCTTCTCGATCCTGGGCCTCGGCGTTGTCAGCTCGTACTACGCGGGTGCGGTCATCCCGGTGATCGGGGAACTGGCGACGCTGGCCTCCTCGCTGGTGTTCGTCGGCGCCGGGGGCCTGATCCTGCTGAGCATGGTCAAGGCGCGCAAGCACTCCGCACCCGACCTGCGAACCAGCCTGCGGTCGATGTTGGGGGCGTTCACCGTCGTCGTGGAACGCCCCAAGGTCGGCATCGGCGGCGTCGTGCGGGTGATCAACACCCTGGGCTACTACGCGTTCGTGGTGTTCCTGACCACCTACATGGTCCGCGAGGTCGGGCTTTCCACCAGCCAGTGGCAGACGGTGTGGGGCACCATGCTGCTGACCAACATCCTGGGCAACGTGCTGTTCGGGTATCTCGGCGACGCCATCGGCCGGCTGAGGACGGTGGCGTGGTTCGGCGGACTCGGTTGTGCCATCAGCGTTCTGGGCCTGTTCTACATACCGGATCGGCTCGGCCCCAATTTCTGGGCGATCTTGGTGGTGGCGGCGATCTACGGGCTGTGCCTGGCCGGGTACGTGCCCTTGTCGGCGGTGATGCCTGCCCTCGCGCCGCACCGGGTGGGCAGCGCGATCGCGATCCTCAACCTGGCGGCGGGCCTGAGTCAGTTCCTCGGACCGCTCGTAGCCGGCTTCGTGTCGACGATCGGTGTCGCGGGCACGATCTGGATGATCTGCGCCATTCATCTCGTCGGGATCGCCCTCACATATTGTCTGCGCGACTCCGCGGCGAACGGCGCTGACCGGTCCTCGGCCGAGACCGCGTCACCCGCGGTCGCCGCAACCGATCTGGCTTGA
- a CDS encoding universal stress protein, whose product MTILAAFSASGHARAPLYLAAQIARTTGDNVVAAAVIERPWPPRGDPVEKEYLDYVGRQAAHALDSAAAALPGAVELSTLVHESPSVPVGLMELAASHRAQIVVVGSSSSGLLGRVALGSVTERLVHTAQVPVAIAPRGYAQGTGKIRRLTASYGGEADVNGLIPAAAQLAKDWSTLLRIVSFTVRNVAAFSGRIESAAEDLVVQQWSRRTHDDIVRLLDGARASVHADVRGDVALRDVDVVVGTGADWNSAVQSVPWEAGDMLLLGSGAAAQSAQVFLGSAAARILRNCPVPVMVVPRYSG is encoded by the coding sequence GTGACCATCCTGGCCGCGTTCAGCGCCAGCGGGCACGCCCGGGCGCCGCTGTATTTGGCCGCCCAGATCGCGCGGACGACGGGCGACAACGTGGTCGCCGCGGCGGTGATCGAACGGCCGTGGCCGCCCCGCGGTGACCCCGTCGAGAAGGAGTACCTCGACTATGTCGGCCGCCAGGCCGCGCACGCGCTGGACTCGGCCGCGGCGGCGCTGCCCGGCGCCGTCGAGCTCTCCACGCTGGTCCACGAATCCCCTTCGGTGCCCGTGGGTTTGATGGAGCTCGCGGCCTCGCACCGGGCCCAGATCGTGGTGGTCGGCTCGTCGTCGTCGGGGCTGCTGGGCCGGGTGGCCCTCGGCAGCGTCACCGAGCGGCTCGTGCACACCGCGCAGGTTCCGGTCGCGATCGCCCCGCGCGGTTACGCGCAGGGCACCGGCAAGATCCGCAGGCTCACCGCGTCGTACGGCGGTGAGGCGGACGTCAACGGGCTCATCCCCGCCGCGGCGCAGTTGGCCAAGGACTGGTCGACGTTGTTGCGCATCGTGTCGTTCACGGTGCGCAACGTCGCGGCGTTCTCGGGCCGGATCGAATCGGCCGCCGAGGATCTCGTGGTGCAGCAGTGGTCACGGCGCACCCACGACGACATCGTGCGGCTGCTCGACGGTGCGCGTGCCAGTGTGCATGCCGATGTGCGCGGCGACGTCGCCTTGCGGGACGTCGACGTGGTGGTGGGCACAGGCGCGGACTGGAACTCCGCGGTGCAGAGCGTGCCGTGGGAGGCCGGGGACATGCTGCTGCTCGGGTCGGGGGCGGCGGCCCAGTCGGCGCAGGTGTTCCTGGGTTCGGCGGCGGCCCGGATCCTGCGGAACTGCCCGGTGCCGGTCATGGTCGTGCCGCGCTACTCGGGCTGA
- a CDS encoding hydroxypyruvate isomerase family protein: protein MPASPYTVNCSILFTDTPLLQRPEAARAAGFDAVEFWWPFAEATPSDREVDDFVRAISDAGVQLTGLNFAAGDMPGGERGILSHPGRSADFRASVDIAIDIANRLGTKAFNALYGNRRDDATTDEQDEAAIENLIYAAQATRAIDGVVLIEPVSGAPLYPLKLAADAVAVIDCVAAQSDGAATNLRLLADVYHLSVNGDDVEAALEGYADLIGHVQIADAPGRGEPGTGSLPLAGYLEQLAGYGYRGYVGLEYKASLEDPFEWLPVEHRSVPARADR from the coding sequence ATGCCGGCAAGCCCGTACACCGTCAATTGCTCGATCCTGTTCACCGACACCCCGCTGCTGCAGCGGCCGGAGGCCGCGCGGGCCGCGGGTTTCGACGCGGTCGAGTTCTGGTGGCCGTTCGCCGAGGCCACCCCGTCCGACCGGGAGGTCGATGACTTCGTGCGGGCCATCTCCGATGCGGGCGTACAGCTGACCGGGTTGAACTTCGCCGCAGGAGACATGCCCGGAGGCGAGCGCGGCATCCTGTCGCACCCGGGCCGCAGCGCGGACTTCCGCGCCAGCGTCGACATCGCCATCGACATCGCCAACCGCTTGGGCACCAAAGCTTTCAACGCCCTCTACGGCAATCGGCGCGACGACGCCACCACCGACGAACAGGACGAGGCCGCGATCGAGAACCTGATCTACGCCGCGCAGGCCACCCGCGCCATCGACGGCGTGGTGCTGATCGAACCGGTCAGCGGTGCGCCGCTGTACCCGCTCAAGCTCGCCGCCGACGCGGTCGCCGTCATCGACTGCGTCGCGGCGCAGTCCGACGGCGCCGCGACCAACCTGCGGCTGCTCGCCGACGTCTACCACCTCAGCGTCAACGGCGACGACGTCGAGGCCGCGCTGGAAGGCTACGCCGACCTGATCGGGCACGTGCAGATCGCCGACGCCCCCGGCCGCGGTGAACCGGGCACCGGGTCCCTGCCGCTGGCCGGCTACCTCGAACAGCTCGCGGGCTACGGCTACCGTGGCTACGTGGGGCTGGAATACAAAGCAAGCCTTGAAGATCCGTTCGAATGGCTGCCCGTCGAGCACCGCTCGGTGCCCGCCCGCGCCGACCGCTGA
- a CDS encoding FmdB family zinc ribbon protein yields MPTYSYACTECDNRFDAVQAFSDDALTTCPKCSGRLRKLFGSVGVVFKGSGFYRTDNRSDSKSSSNGSSKSSESSSSSSSSSSDSSSSSSSSSSSPSSSAAPAAAASS; encoded by the coding sequence GTGCCTACCTATTCCTATGCGTGCACCGAATGTGACAATCGGTTCGACGCGGTTCAGGCTTTCAGCGATGACGCGCTGACCACCTGCCCGAAGTGCTCGGGTCGTCTGCGCAAGCTCTTCGGTTCCGTCGGGGTGGTCTTCAAGGGCAGCGGCTTCTACCGCACCGACAACCGCAGCGATTCCAAGAGCTCCTCCAACGGGTCGTCGAAGTCCTCCGAGAGCAGCAGCTCGTCGTCGTCGAGCTCATCCGACAGCTCGTCGTCGAGCTCGTCGAGCTCGTCGAGCCCGTCGAGCAGCGCCGCCCCGGCCGCCGCAGCCTCCAGCTAG
- a CDS encoding 5-formyltetrahydrofolate cyclo-ligase yields the protein MSPRSKSQLRAALLQNRRGVPKDVHDAEAEALCGWLKGLVTAGQTVCAYVPVGPEPGSIALLDTLLDLGAQVLLPVARNDADGVPQPLQWGKYRPGSLVRAEFGLREPPPPWLAPDAVGAAEVILVPALAVDRAGARLGRGAGFYDRTLRRASPSARLVAVVRDDELLDALPAEPHDVTMTHALTPRRGVVPLRR from the coding sequence GTGTCACCGAGGTCGAAGTCCCAGTTACGCGCCGCGCTTCTGCAAAACCGCCGCGGCGTGCCGAAGGACGTCCACGACGCCGAGGCCGAGGCGTTGTGCGGTTGGCTGAAGGGGCTGGTGACCGCGGGTCAGACGGTGTGCGCGTACGTGCCGGTGGGGCCAGAACCCGGCTCGATCGCCCTGCTCGACACCTTGCTGGACCTCGGCGCGCAGGTGTTGCTGCCGGTGGCCCGCAACGACGCCGATGGCGTGCCCCAACCGCTGCAGTGGGGCAAATATCGGCCCGGCTCGTTGGTCCGCGCCGAATTCGGGCTGCGCGAACCCCCGCCGCCGTGGCTTGCGCCCGACGCGGTCGGTGCGGCCGAGGTGATCCTGGTGCCCGCGCTGGCCGTCGATCGGGCCGGCGCGCGCCTGGGCCGCGGCGCGGGTTTCTACGACCGGACGTTGCGCCGCGCATCGCCGTCGGCCCGGCTGGTCGCGGTGGTCCGCGACGACGAGCTGCTCGACGCGCTTCCCGCCGAACCGCACGACGTCACCATGACCCATGCGCTCACCCCCCGGCGCGGGGTGGTGCCGCTGCGCCGATGA
- a CDS encoding 2-hydroxy-3-oxopropionate reductase, with translation MSTIAFIGLGIMGSPMAVNLVKAGHTVKGYNRSPHRTADLVEAGGTAADSIAGAVDGAEIVAVMVPDSPDVTEVLTGAGGVFASAAPGTLIIDFSSIRPDVSMELAKQAADHDLRLLDAPVSGGEIGAKNAALSIMIGGADEDVSRAMPVLEAVGKTIVHVGPNGAGQTVKAANQLIVAGNIALLAEAIVFLEAYGVDTTAAVKVLGGGLAGSAVLDQKAQKMLDRSFEPGFRIELHHKDLGILTNAAREAGVVTPVGATVAQLMASARINGDGALDHSGLFRTIAKLSGASTEPGSSNTKERP, from the coding sequence ATGAGCACGATCGCATTCATCGGCCTGGGGATCATGGGAAGCCCGATGGCGGTGAACCTCGTCAAGGCCGGGCACACGGTCAAGGGCTACAACCGGTCACCGCACCGCACCGCCGACCTCGTCGAAGCCGGTGGCACCGCGGCCGACTCGATCGCCGGCGCCGTCGACGGCGCCGAGATCGTCGCGGTGATGGTGCCGGACTCGCCGGATGTCACCGAGGTGCTCACCGGCGCGGGTGGCGTCTTCGCCAGCGCCGCGCCGGGAACACTGATCATCGACTTCTCCAGCATCCGCCCCGACGTGAGCATGGAGCTGGCGAAGCAGGCGGCCGACCACGACCTGCGCCTGCTCGACGCGCCCGTGTCCGGCGGTGAGATCGGCGCGAAGAACGCCGCGCTGTCCATCATGATCGGCGGCGCCGACGAGGACGTCAGCCGCGCGATGCCGGTGCTGGAGGCCGTCGGCAAGACCATCGTGCACGTCGGCCCCAACGGGGCCGGGCAGACCGTCAAGGCCGCCAACCAGTTGATCGTGGCGGGCAACATCGCGCTGCTCGCCGAGGCGATCGTGTTCCTGGAGGCCTACGGCGTGGACACCACCGCCGCGGTCAAGGTGCTGGGCGGCGGGCTCGCCGGATCGGCCGTGCTGGATCAGAAGGCGCAGAAAATGCTCGACCGCTCGTTCGAGCCCGGGTTCCGAATCGAATTGCACCACAAGGATCTCGGCATCCTCACCAACGCCGCCCGCGAGGCGGGCGTTGTGACACCCGTGGGGGCGACCGTCGCGCAGCTCATGGCGTCGGCGCGCATCAACGGCGACGGCGCGCTGGACCACTCGGGTCTGTTCCGCACCATCGCGAAACTCTCCGGGGCCTCGACCGAACCCGGATCGTCGAACACCAAGGAACGGCCATGA
- a CDS encoding RES domain-containing protein: protein MTSAFPPVDLDCPDPQNCPVASALPRLRTTTIAAHSPWFRAYSATWGYDEFNPGYGDARFSPIDDPHTGERLPSMYLAATPAAALLETVFHDVHQRSARIIYQRDLRGMLLAHLRTPVAARLGDLRDPELLRLGLTRDQIVTTTAEHYPCTRRQATTALAGHRGTRTLHGLIWNSRQSEFAGQQPAEVMVVYGGTRYPSTRGGWTLFGPGASSLYDGPGRLLVDEIAESLSATVDLED from the coding sequence ATGACCTCAGCGTTTCCGCCCGTCGACCTGGACTGTCCCGACCCGCAGAACTGCCCAGTCGCCTCGGCACTGCCGCGCCTACGTACGACAACCATTGCAGCGCACAGCCCGTGGTTCCGCGCCTACAGCGCCACGTGGGGATACGACGAGTTCAACCCCGGCTACGGGGACGCCCGCTTCTCCCCCATCGATGACCCGCATACCGGCGAGCGCCTGCCCAGCATGTACCTGGCCGCGACGCCGGCCGCCGCACTGCTGGAAACGGTGTTCCACGATGTCCACCAGCGCAGCGCCCGCATCATCTACCAGCGCGACCTGCGCGGCATGCTGCTGGCGCATCTACGTACCCCGGTCGCTGCCCGACTCGGCGATCTTCGCGACCCGGAACTGCTGCGCCTCGGGCTCACTCGCGACCAGATCGTGACAACAACTGCCGAGCATTACCCGTGCACCCGCCGCCAGGCCACTACCGCACTGGCTGGCCACCGGGGCACCCGCACGCTGCACGGGCTGATCTGGAACTCCCGCCAATCCGAATTCGCCGGACAACAACCTGCCGAGGTCATGGTCGTCTACGGCGGCACTCGCTACCCGTCAACGCGTGGCGGATGGACCCTCTTCGGCCCAGGCGCCTCTTCACTCTACGATGGACCAGGCCGCCTATTGGTCGACGAGATCGCTGAGAGTCTCTCTGCCACAGTCGATCTCGAAGACTAG